A part of Paenibacillus sp. genomic DNA contains:
- a CDS encoding sugar phosphate isomerase/epimerase, translating to MPIETGVNLSSVQLELSKDYFGTLARIAEAGYSNIELVGYNISNYTRYMDVLPANELREKLAELGLSAVSGQEAARMDRPLDDHDWDSVCSYYETLNCRKIVLPSVWISNREDTMRIAEQMNRVGKRMYEKGFILYYHNHAHEFLKDGDRTLYEELIGCTDPAYVRFELDLGWVLRAGHQPADMLKKLGGRCDIVHFKDISPSPKFPVNIFETLHREGDKAFDSFMIYRDYTAPEDYSNLGRGTFDLVEICAFIRGMGHVRYAITENITASPDKFASLANDLRILKQYF from the coding sequence ATGCCGATTGAAACGGGAGTCAATTTATCTTCTGTTCAACTGGAACTAAGCAAAGACTACTTCGGGACGTTAGCGCGCATTGCGGAAGCCGGCTATTCGAATATTGAACTGGTCGGTTACAACATAAGCAATTATACACGTTATATGGATGTCCTTCCCGCCAATGAATTAAGAGAGAAATTAGCGGAACTGGGACTGTCTGCGGTTTCGGGGCAAGAGGCTGCAAGAATGGATCGACCGTTGGACGACCACGACTGGGATTCCGTCTGTTCGTACTATGAGACGTTGAATTGCCGGAAGATCGTCCTGCCGTCTGTTTGGATCAGCAACCGGGAAGATACGATGCGCATCGCCGAACAGATGAATCGTGTCGGGAAGCGAATGTACGAGAAGGGATTTATCCTCTATTATCACAATCATGCTCATGAATTTCTGAAGGACGGGGATCGGACCTTATACGAGGAACTGATCGGATGTACTGATCCGGCTTACGTCCGCTTTGAATTAGATTTGGGGTGGGTGCTGCGGGCTGGCCATCAGCCCGCAGACATGTTGAAAAAGCTCGGCGGCCGCTGCGACATCGTTCATTTCAAAGATATCAGCCCTTCCCCCAAATTCCCCGTTAATATCTTCGAAACGTTACATCGGGAAGGCGACAAGGCGTTCGACAGCTTTATGATCTATCGGGATTACACGGCCCCTGAGGATTATTCGAATCTCGGAAGAGGGACTTTCGATCTAGTGGAAATCTGTGCATTCATACGCGGTATGGGGCATGTTCGTTATGCCATTACGGAGAATATTACAGCTTCTCCGGATAAATTCGCCAGTCTGGCTAACGACTTGCGAATACTTAAACAGTACTTTTAA
- a CDS encoding response regulator, giving the protein MSYHLLLVDDEVHAIEGVKADLDLEALRISQLFVAYNSKQAKEYLENERIDIMLCDIEMPQGSGLDLLAWVNGRQSHTVTIFLTSYADFKYAKEALQLGSLDYLLKPVLPDELERVIRKAQKEIDRNGEIHQSSQAHQLWMKHHSLIIERFWLDLINQTIPSHAAAIRAQIEQQQLPLTPDMSFFPILISVQKWNKELNRRDEKIMEYALKNSAEEVFLKNDTNGMFIYIDRSLLLGIMTTNVSVMTDDDQMVTSCEQYIEMCNRYFYCDVSCYLGQPVAAYQMAEMTAVLRKKVENNVAFYNRVFTFDAELRSERKPVLPELNVWISLLKTGTKQSIITEVENFVHQLVQSQAIDAKVLRQFHQDFMQALYAYLNVEGIQAHRLFGDEESISLSDQAGRSVRDLLLWVHHAVNKATHQAEKVKKSDTVVQSVQRYIAQYLDQDLSRESIAEMVFLNPDHLSRLFKKETGYSISDYILMERIKRAKELLSQTNIPISSIAASVGHTNFSHFARIFKKYVGVGPSEFRSLHVRVEGSDRDV; this is encoded by the coding sequence ATGAGCTATCATCTCCTGCTGGTCGATGATGAGGTACATGCCATTGAAGGAGTAAAAGCCGATCTCGACCTGGAAGCGTTAAGGATTAGTCAACTTTTTGTAGCGTATAACTCGAAGCAAGCCAAGGAATATCTTGAAAATGAACGGATCGACATTATGCTATGCGATATTGAGATGCCGCAGGGCAGCGGACTTGATCTTTTAGCTTGGGTCAATGGTCGCCAGTCGCACACCGTCACCATTTTCCTGACAAGTTATGCGGACTTCAAATATGCGAAAGAGGCATTGCAATTGGGCAGTTTGGACTATCTGCTGAAGCCTGTGCTGCCGGATGAGCTCGAGCGAGTGATCCGCAAAGCGCAGAAGGAAATCGACCGTAACGGCGAAATCCACCAGAGCAGTCAGGCGCATCAGTTATGGATGAAACATCATTCCCTCATTATCGAACGATTCTGGCTGGATCTGATCAACCAAACGATCCCGAGCCATGCTGCGGCCATTCGCGCGCAGATCGAGCAACAGCAGTTGCCGTTGACGCCCGACATGTCATTTTTTCCGATACTTATTTCCGTTCAGAAATGGAATAAGGAATTGAACCGTCGGGACGAGAAAATTATGGAGTATGCGCTCAAAAACTCAGCGGAGGAAGTATTTCTGAAAAACGATACGAACGGTATGTTCATCTATATCGACAGAAGCTTGCTCCTCGGGATTATGACTACGAACGTAAGCGTCATGACGGACGACGATCAGATGGTAACGTCTTGCGAGCAATACATCGAAATGTGCAATCGATATTTTTACTGCGATGTATCTTGTTATCTCGGGCAACCTGTCGCGGCGTACCAGATGGCGGAGATGACGGCGGTTCTAAGGAAGAAAGTTGAGAATAACGTCGCCTTCTATAACCGTGTGTTCACCTTCGATGCGGAGTTGCGTTCTGAGCGAAAGCCCGTCCTGCCGGAGTTGAATGTCTGGATTTCTCTGCTGAAGACCGGAACGAAACAGTCGATTATTACGGAAGTCGAGAATTTCGTCCATCAACTGGTGCAATCGCAAGCGATCGATGCCAAGGTTCTTCGACAGTTCCATCAAGACTTCATGCAGGCGCTGTACGCTTATTTGAACGTCGAGGGGATTCAAGCGCATCGGTTGTTCGGAGACGAGGAATCGATCTCGCTGTCAGATCAGGCCGGTCGCTCCGTTAGAGACCTCTTGCTATGGGTACATCATGCTGTAAACAAAGCGACGCACCAAGCGGAGAAGGTGAAGAAGTCGGACACCGTCGTACAGAGCGTGCAACGTTATATCGCACAATATCTCGACCAAGACTTGTCGAGGGAATCGATTGCGGAGATGGTATTTCTAAATCCGGATCACTTGTCGCGCTTGTTCAAGAAGGAGACCGGCTATTCCATCTCAGATTATATTTTGATGGAACGGATCAAGAGGGCGAAGGAGTTACTCTCGCAAACCAATATTCCGATCAGCTCCATCGCCGCTTCGGTTGGGCATACGAATTTTTCGCATTTCGCTAGAATTTTTAAGAAGTATGTTGGCGTAGGACCTTCCGAATTCAGAAGCCTGCATGTGAGAGTGGAAGGATCCGATCGGGACGTCTAA
- a CDS encoding ABC transporter substrate-binding protein, with amino-acid sequence MGSKRKFVVLTLVTMLLLGLFSACSSTTQQDGGTAEDSSSSPNSNGTPSESDNNVQELEPFEVTVAMPVMGAIPADMEAVQAEISKITKEKINATVKFLPISIGTYGQQINLMSTSGEKLDTYVMFGQGYAPEVAAGKFIELDSLLENYGKELKEQIGEDYVRSAAINGKIYGVPVLKDFTTGYASLAMDKALVEKHNIDVAAIKSIDDLDQVFQTIKDNEPNVAPLGVGLSVPSDKYFTYDKLGDRFGVLPGFDNGLKVENLFESEEYEAYLTKIHSWYKAGFINKDAATSQTNPADLVKAGKAFSFLISDKPGALAGESRMAGKELVSARILHEAYATTGDTLLALWGISSNSTNPERTMMFLNLLYSDPEIANLMLWGIEGKHYVKTSDTSIDYPEGIDVTTVGYANQAWLIGNPLLTYTFKGEPLDKSELTREANANATKSKALGFLFDSTPVNNEITALNNVVNQYRGVLETGTLNPADKLQEFRSKLKAAGIDKVIAEKQKQLDAWAAQNK; translated from the coding sequence ATGGGTAGCAAAAGAAAGTTTGTCGTTTTGACGCTTGTAACCATGCTATTGCTTGGCCTGTTTTCCGCTTGTTCGTCGACTACGCAGCAAGACGGGGGGACAGCCGAAGATTCATCGTCGTCTCCAAATTCGAACGGAACGCCGTCTGAATCCGATAACAATGTTCAGGAATTGGAGCCATTTGAAGTAACCGTAGCCATGCCGGTCATGGGAGCGATTCCCGCCGATATGGAGGCAGTCCAAGCCGAAATCAGCAAAATTACAAAAGAAAAGATTAATGCTACGGTGAAGTTTTTGCCAATCAGCATCGGTACGTACGGGCAGCAGATCAACTTAATGAGCACCAGCGGGGAGAAGCTGGATACGTACGTCATGTTTGGACAAGGATATGCACCAGAGGTCGCGGCTGGTAAGTTTATCGAATTGGACAGCTTGCTTGAGAACTATGGCAAAGAATTAAAAGAACAAATCGGCGAAGATTATGTAAGAAGCGCGGCGATTAATGGAAAAATCTACGGCGTGCCTGTTCTTAAAGATTTTACGACTGGTTACGCAAGCCTGGCGATGGATAAAGCATTAGTAGAAAAGCACAATATTGATGTGGCGGCGATCAAGTCGATTGACGATTTGGATCAAGTCTTTCAGACGATTAAAGATAACGAACCGAATGTTGCGCCGCTCGGCGTAGGTTTATCGGTTCCGTCGGATAAGTATTTTACGTACGACAAGCTGGGCGATCGTTTCGGTGTCTTGCCGGGTTTCGATAATGGATTGAAGGTTGAAAATTTATTCGAATCTGAAGAGTATGAGGCTTATTTAACCAAGATTCACAGTTGGTATAAAGCGGGTTTCATTAACAAAGACGCTGCGACATCCCAAACGAACCCCGCGGACCTTGTAAAAGCTGGGAAGGCATTCTCGTTTTTGATTTCGGATAAGCCTGGGGCCTTGGCAGGAGAAAGCAGAATGGCTGGAAAAGAGTTGGTGTCCGCCCGTATCTTGCATGAAGCTTATGCAACCACTGGCGATACATTGTTAGCGCTTTGGGGAATTTCGAGTAATTCTACCAACCCGGAAAGAACGATGATGTTCCTGAACCTCTTGTACTCGGACCCGGAGATCGCCAACTTGATGCTTTGGGGAATTGAGGGGAAGCACTACGTGAAGACGTCGGATACAAGCATTGACTATCCGGAAGGCATCGATGTGACAACGGTCGGTTATGCCAACCAAGCATGGTTGATCGGAAATCCACTCCTCACATACACATTTAAAGGGGAGCCGTTGGATAAGTCGGAATTGACCCGGGAAGCGAACGCGAACGCGACGAAGTCGAAAGCGCTTGGATTCCTGTTCGATTCGACGCCGGTAAACAACGAAATTACCGCACTGAACAACGTTGTCAATCAATATAGAGGAGTGTTAGAGACGGGGACATTGAATCCGGCCGATAAGCTCCAAGAATTCCGCAGCAAACTGAAGGCTGCCGGGATTGATAAAGTCATTGCGGAAAAACAGAAGCAGTTGGACGCGTGGGCTGCGCAAAATAAATAA
- a CDS encoding glycoside hydrolase family 88 protein: protein MEVAVNNEGMNEERFKRRTDVDRSVFQTAVSDAMAKVRSNLDVFQDKFLTSSTVGNVYSLNVYGDTPTANPDKIPGANVGWTTGFWTGILNLAYELTGEQEYLYVVERQVNSFEDRIERKIDVNTHDIGFLYSLSCVAAYKLTGNETAKAAAIRAADHLMTRYVQAAGIIQAWGNMDDPNERGRMIIDCLMNLPLLYWASEVTGDGGYKDAAYQHALNAYKYIVREDGTTFHTYFFDVFTGEPLKGKTVQGYSDDSCWARGQAWGIYGFALSYVYTKDVRFLEMSKILANYFLNRSPEDLVVYWDLEFTDGSDEPKDSSSSAIAVCGLLELVKHLSDEEEKQYFFNAAMQITKSMYEHYSSRHEETSNALLLHGVYFKMYNHGVDEANLWGDYFYLEALTRITKDWNLYW from the coding sequence ATGGAAGTTGCCGTCAACAACGAAGGAATGAACGAGGAACGATTTAAACGTCGAACGGATGTGGATCGGTCGGTGTTTCAAACGGCCGTAAGCGACGCAATGGCTAAGGTGCGTTCGAACCTCGATGTGTTCCAGGACAAATTTCTAACCAGCTCTACCGTTGGAAATGTATATTCGTTAAATGTTTACGGAGATACGCCGACAGCGAATCCAGATAAGATACCTGGGGCCAATGTGGGTTGGACGACAGGGTTTTGGACAGGAATTCTCAACCTTGCTTATGAATTGACAGGGGAACAGGAATACCTGTATGTCGTGGAACGTCAGGTAAACAGTTTTGAGGATCGAATCGAGCGCAAAATCGATGTAAACACGCATGATATAGGATTCTTATACAGTCTTTCTTGTGTAGCTGCCTACAAATTAACCGGGAACGAGACGGCGAAAGCAGCCGCCATACGCGCTGCGGACCATCTGATGACCCGTTATGTGCAAGCGGCCGGAATCATTCAAGCATGGGGAAATATGGACGATCCGAATGAGAGAGGACGCATGATCATTGACTGCCTGATGAATCTTCCCCTGCTTTATTGGGCCAGCGAGGTAACCGGGGACGGAGGCTACAAGGACGCGGCTTACCAACATGCACTGAATGCTTATAAGTACATCGTTAGGGAGGACGGAACAACGTTCCATACCTATTTCTTCGATGTCTTTACCGGTGAACCTTTGAAGGGGAAAACCGTTCAAGGGTATTCGGACGACTCTTGTTGGGCAAGAGGCCAGGCATGGGGGATTTACGGCTTTGCGCTCAGTTATGTCTATACCAAGGATGTCCGCTTTCTGGAAATGAGTAAAATTCTAGCGAACTATTTCTTGAACCGAAGCCCAGAGGATTTAGTAGTGTACTGGGATTTGGAGTTTACGGATGGCAGCGACGAACCGAAAGACAGCTCCTCTTCCGCAATTGCCGTGTGCGGGCTGTTGGAGCTTGTGAAGCACTTGTCCGACGAAGAGGAGAAACAATACTTCTTCAATGCGGCGATGCAAATTACGAAGTCCATGTACGAGCATTACTCATCGCGGCATGAGGAAACGTCTAACGCTCTGCTGCTGCATGGCGTATATTTCAAGATGTATAATCACGGCGTCGATGAAGCGAATTTGTGGGGCGATTATTTTTATCTAGAAGCCCTGACAAGAATTACGAAGGATTGGAACTTGTATTGGTAA
- a CDS encoding sensor histidine kinase, with protein sequence MSVIHPLRPGNSLRTKLTLSVFIMTLPLVGMLLYNNFYAIEVVRGQVAESYRNTLIHHMDLIDKDLNDIDAYMHTTGGSTSTNLTALGLAASENEYYMAKVFLFNKLIQDSTLFPSLGSFFVYVENRQDYMEVLTGSLPYQEQERIQQYIIDLIHKGSIPKGTNTRRWQYVQIGDKHYLLDIVQSGDTYLGAWVSSEQLLSSLSSLKMGEGAVLLASERYELVTNSDFIEDKGIILRDDPQHYYLSGSDEKYLVIGVPSIRGTFQLYSLISDNTILDKLPYLQRFIWLITFITLFFIPFGFYYMIRSFLVPLGYVLNAMKRVRSGDWSTRVELRNSSYEFTLLGNSFNAMMDEIQTLRVNVYEEQINKQREELQRLQLQINPHFFLNSLNIVYHLAKGKNYGLVMEMTMALIRYFRYLFRSNTSFLKLEDELEHTRNYLHIQTLRFPEKLTWKIVAPDYLAEVPIPPLVIQSFVENSIKHAVTMEEPIRIEIRIGYADENGSKINIRILDTGKGFPVEVLRKLQADKSVENDRGEHTGIWNVQRRLKLLYHAEDMIRFDNDSETGGALVVITLPTEVRKEGGV encoded by the coding sequence ATGAGCGTTATTCATCCGCTACGGCCAGGAAATTCCTTGCGTACGAAACTGACGTTAAGCGTATTTATCATGACCCTGCCCTTAGTGGGGATGTTGCTTTATAACAACTTCTATGCCATTGAGGTGGTGCGTGGGCAAGTTGCAGAGTCCTATAGAAACACACTGATTCATCATATGGACTTGATCGACAAAGACTTAAACGACATCGATGCTTATATGCATACGACCGGCGGTTCGACTTCTACGAACCTGACGGCACTAGGTCTCGCCGCTTCGGAAAACGAGTATTACATGGCGAAGGTGTTCTTGTTCAATAAGCTGATCCAGGATTCCACGTTATTCCCATCCCTAGGTTCGTTCTTCGTCTATGTAGAGAATCGGCAGGACTATATGGAGGTTCTGACCGGCAGCTTGCCATATCAAGAGCAGGAGAGGATCCAACAATATATCATCGACTTGATCCATAAAGGAAGCATCCCCAAAGGAACGAATACGAGGAGATGGCAATACGTGCAGATCGGGGATAAACACTACTTGCTCGACATCGTTCAGTCCGGCGATACGTACCTCGGGGCTTGGGTGAGCTCGGAGCAGCTTTTGTCGTCCCTTAGTTCGTTGAAGATGGGGGAAGGCGCTGTGTTGTTAGCGAGCGAGCGATACGAGTTGGTTACGAATTCGGACTTTATCGAAGACAAGGGGATTATCTTGCGCGATGATCCGCAACACTATTATTTATCAGGATCTGACGAGAAATACTTGGTCATCGGAGTACCTTCCATTCGCGGAACGTTCCAACTGTATTCGCTCATTTCGGACAACACGATCCTAGATAAACTCCCGTATCTACAACGATTCATTTGGTTGATTACCTTCATAACCTTATTCTTCATACCTTTTGGTTTTTACTACATGATCCGTTCTTTCTTAGTGCCGTTGGGCTATGTTTTAAACGCCATGAAGCGGGTTCGGAGCGGCGATTGGAGTACGCGGGTCGAGTTGCGCAATTCATCGTACGAATTCACGTTGTTGGGTAATTCTTTCAATGCGATGATGGACGAAATCCAGACCCTTCGGGTGAATGTTTACGAAGAGCAGATTAATAAGCAACGCGAGGAGTTGCAACGTCTGCAGCTACAGATCAATCCTCACTTCTTTTTGAATTCACTAAATATTGTGTATCATCTAGCCAAAGGTAAAAACTATGGCTTGGTTATGGAGATGACGATGGCGCTCATCCGCTATTTCCGATATTTGTTTCGGAGCAATACGTCGTTCTTAAAACTAGAGGACGAACTGGAACATACTCGGAACTACTTGCACATTCAAACTCTCCGGTTTCCAGAGAAGTTGACGTGGAAGATCGTTGCTCCAGATTACTTGGCGGAAGTGCCGATTCCTCCACTCGTCATTCAGTCGTTCGTCGAGAACTCGATCAAACATGCGGTGACGATGGAGGAACCGATCAGGATTGAAATCCGAATCGGATATGCAGACGAAAACGGATCCAAGATCAACATACGGATTCTGGATACGGGGAAAGGATTTCCCGTGGAAGTGCTTCGAAAGCTGCAAGCCGACAAAAGCGTCGAGAACGATCGCGGCGAACATACGGGGATTTGGAATGTGCAACGGCGATTGAAGCTTCTGTACCATGCGGAAGACATGATTCGCTTCGATAATGACAGCGAGACTGGAGGCGCGCTGGTGGTGATAACGCTCCCGACGGAGGTAAGGAAGGAGGGGGGAGTATGA
- a CDS encoding carboxylesterase/lipase family protein, whose protein sequence is MNLIVTTEKGKVRGIETENVLAWYGIPFGKAPVGELRFKRAQPAEAWDDVKDCTSYGNDPVQFIGAREKEDEDCLHVNVWAPKDAVNLPVLVWFYGGGLHYGFNSDPSYDGARMASNGVIRVNINFRLGPLGYYDFNQYDDSFDTNCTLSDQIEGLKWVQENIAAFGGDPGNITIFGESGGGTAVYHLLASPAAKGLFHKAIIQSGLPELCGRRAFSKLLVPHFLDYIGLQPEEVFKLKTIDILKIKEAGSNLYRNFSTLYDGVHMPGAYIGDDLLPEYPWTAIKNGSAAGVDVIIGYTRDEGDTFIQSTNESNAWFPSWECVEGMLENNGKGEYYTELRSAYSDIGDDREALSNFVTDYLFAKEAYRFADYQVNHGKVWMYRFDFVPVAYKHMNMGAVHAVDIPFALDTLDRGYFANALKGTPQDQTEAVRDQMNGAFLNFAKTGNPDGGIIDWPKYEGENSLVHLFDLQPTNQDVRLNEKIFRVWGKIGVVYDSDEMFQHISSKAIGNARLGS, encoded by the coding sequence ATGAATTTAATTGTTACAACAGAAAAAGGTAAAGTCAGAGGCATCGAAACGGAAAACGTTCTTGCGTGGTATGGCATCCCATTCGGAAAAGCTCCTGTGGGTGAACTCCGCTTTAAGCGTGCTCAACCAGCCGAGGCTTGGGACGATGTTAAAGACTGCACTTCATATGGCAATGACCCGGTTCAGTTTATTGGTGCACGAGAAAAGGAAGATGAAGACTGTCTGCATGTTAATGTTTGGGCGCCAAAAGATGCGGTAAACCTGCCAGTACTTGTTTGGTTTTACGGTGGCGGCCTTCATTACGGTTTTAATTCAGATCCTAGCTATGATGGAGCACGGATGGCATCGAATGGCGTTATCCGTGTTAATATCAACTTCCGCCTGGGGCCGCTGGGTTATTACGATTTTAATCAATATGATGATTCTTTTGATACAAACTGTACGCTTTCCGATCAAATTGAAGGCTTGAAATGGGTTCAAGAAAATATCGCTGCATTTGGGGGTGACCCCGGTAATATCACGATATTTGGAGAGAGCGGCGGCGGAACCGCCGTATATCATTTGCTTGCCAGCCCCGCGGCTAAAGGTTTATTCCATAAGGCAATCATACAAAGTGGTTTGCCGGAGCTTTGTGGCAGAAGAGCATTTTCCAAATTATTAGTACCGCATTTCCTGGATTATATCGGATTACAGCCAGAAGAAGTATTCAAGCTAAAAACAATTGATATTTTAAAAATCAAAGAGGCAGGAAGCAACTTGTACCGTAATTTCTCAACTCTATATGATGGAGTCCATATGCCCGGGGCTTACATCGGTGATGACTTATTGCCTGAATATCCTTGGACAGCAATCAAGAATGGCAGCGCGGCAGGCGTCGATGTGATCATTGGATACACCCGTGATGAAGGGGATACTTTCATCCAGTCTACCAATGAATCGAATGCCTGGTTCCCTTCTTGGGAATGCGTTGAAGGGATGCTGGAAAATAATGGCAAAGGTGAATATTATACAGAACTCAGATCGGCCTACAGTGATATTGGGGATGATCGTGAGGCGCTAAGCAATTTTGTTACTGACTACTTATTCGCCAAGGAAGCCTACCGTTTCGCAGATTATCAGGTAAACCACGGCAAGGTGTGGATGTATCGTTTTGATTTTGTTCCTGTCGCTTATAAGCATATGAACATGGGCGCTGTACATGCAGTTGATATTCCATTTGCATTGGACACGCTCGATAGGGGGTATTTTGCCAATGCCTTGAAGGGGACCCCGCAGGATCAAACAGAAGCAGTTCGCGATCAAATGAATGGAGCATTTTTGAATTTTGCTAAGACGGGCAATCCAGATGGAGGCATAATCGATTGGCCGAAGTATGAGGGGGAAAACAGTCTTGTTCATCTCTTCGATCTTCAGCCTACGAACCAAGACGTACGCCTGAATGAAAAGATCTTCCGTGTATGGGGAAAGATCGGCGTGGTTTATGACAGCGATGAAATGTTCCAACATATAAGCAGCAAAGCAATAGGAAATGCGAGACTGGGTTCGTAA
- a CDS encoding polysaccharide lyase 8 family protein: MRELREAWTGIINEHLFTYFKSRESATSEGVTAEAQFYWEHMEKGPHRTCLWNNLGNPGFAPVTTNLLRLRQMAIAYRTSGSELEGCQPLKDDIIEALDWILANQYNERAETGGNWWDWEIGAPMALTETVLLLFQYLPKKKIEAYMAPVDKFSPDPDTFLNSTSNYPTMTSTGANRVWICKVIALRSILLEDAAMLERVRDALCLLFEYVTGGEGGFFADGSFTQHGLPYTGAYGRGLLSHLVPLLHVLQGTPFDVEDSLKGKIYDMVYQSFEPLLFRGSMMDMVSGREVTRPHLQNHEAGHIVIGAILELSTFAPREHAVRMQSMVKYWIQEDKAKSFLLHVPSYLRTFAEQVLQDDQIIAAAPAPKFKMFANMARAVLQRPEFAFGIGMHSNRIPTYESINGENLKGWYTAHGHTTLYNGDLEHYSDGYWPTVDPYRLAGVTVTDQPRTNGFGNWYRSGESWAGGTELLGQYGSAGMMLEDYRTEAFEDPMRAKKSWFLFQDEIVAVGSDIRFDGPFRVETVVENRKLNADGTNRFVVNGKFVSDRPGWSSALAGTEWMHLKGDSPGEGIGYYFPATVTLQAKRETRIGRWSDIGTGPDTEISRNYLTVWFDHGVSPQDGHYAYVLLPGKTDAETERYAVQPQVEIVQQSSAAHAVYHSSLRMLGVNFWTDERTTVREVTCTGKASVMVHITDETMEVAVSDPTYENAGSIELELDMAVSTVREADPRIEVLQLAPWVKLRFHAKDAMGATAKVRFLRSE; this comes from the coding sequence ATGAGAGAACTGCGAGAGGCTTGGACGGGTATTATCAACGAGCATTTGTTTACGTATTTTAAATCCCGCGAGTCGGCAACGTCCGAAGGTGTGACGGCAGAGGCTCAATTCTACTGGGAACATATGGAGAAGGGGCCGCACCGTACCTGTTTATGGAACAACCTGGGAAACCCTGGGTTTGCCCCAGTTACAACGAACTTGCTTCGACTTCGTCAGATGGCAATCGCCTATCGCACATCGGGTTCCGAGTTGGAAGGATGCCAGCCGTTAAAGGATGACATCATAGAGGCACTGGATTGGATACTCGCCAATCAATACAACGAACGCGCGGAGACGGGCGGCAACTGGTGGGACTGGGAGATCGGCGCGCCGATGGCCTTAACGGAAACGGTGTTATTGCTGTTCCAGTATCTTCCCAAAAAGAAGATCGAAGCCTATATGGCCCCGGTAGACAAATTCTCGCCTGATCCTGACACGTTTCTGAACTCCACTTCGAATTATCCGACGATGACTTCTACCGGCGCAAATCGGGTATGGATTTGTAAAGTCATTGCGTTGCGGTCGATTCTGCTCGAGGATGCGGCCATGCTTGAGAGAGTGCGGGACGCGTTATGCCTGTTGTTTGAGTATGTGACAGGCGGAGAAGGCGGTTTTTTCGCAGACGGCTCATTTACGCAACACGGCCTTCCCTATACCGGGGCATATGGAAGAGGTTTATTGTCCCACCTCGTCCCGTTGCTTCATGTGTTACAGGGGACTCCGTTCGATGTCGAGGATTCGCTGAAAGGCAAAATATATGACATGGTATATCAATCGTTCGAGCCGTTGCTCTTCCGCGGCTCCATGATGGACATGGTTAGCGGGCGTGAAGTTACGAGACCTCATTTACAAAATCATGAAGCAGGTCACATTGTGATCGGGGCGATTCTCGAGCTGTCCACTTTTGCTCCTCGTGAGCATGCTGTCAGAATGCAATCGATGGTGAAGTATTGGATTCAGGAAGACAAGGCGAAATCATTCTTACTCCACGTTCCCTCGTATTTGCGCACCTTTGCCGAACAAGTGCTTCAGGATGATCAGATTATCGCTGCGGCGCCGGCTCCGAAATTCAAGATGTTTGCCAATATGGCAAGGGCCGTGCTGCAGCGACCGGAATTTGCGTTCGGGATCGGTATGCATTCGAATAGAATTCCTACCTACGAGTCGATCAACGGTGAAAATTTGAAAGGTTGGTATACGGCGCACGGCCATACGACGTTATATAACGGTGATTTAGAACACTACTCGGATGGGTATTGGCCGACCGTCGATCCATACCGGTTGGCGGGCGTTACCGTTACGGATCAACCGAGAACGAACGGATTCGGGAATTGGTATCGCAGCGGGGAAAGCTGGGCAGGCGGTACGGAGCTCCTAGGGCAATACGGTTCGGCTGGAATGATGTTGGAGGATTATAGAACGGAAGCCTTCGAAGATCCGATGCGTGCGAAGAAGTCGTGGTTTTTGTTTCAGGACGAAATTGTTGCCGTAGGCTCGGATATTCGTTTCGACGGGCCGTTCCGTGTAGAGACTGTGGTGGAGAACCGGAAATTGAACGCGGACGGTACCAATCGGTTTGTGGTGAACGGAAAATTCGTGTCGGATCGACCGGGTTGGTCCTCCGCACTGGCGGGTACGGAATGGATGCACCTAAAGGGGGACTCCCCCGGCGAGGGGATCGGGTATTATTTCCCCGCAACTGTGACGTTGCAGGCCAAGCGCGAAACGAGAATCGGTCGCTGGAGCGATATCGGCACCGGGCCGGATACGGAAATATCCCGAAACTATCTTACTGTTTGGTTCGACCATGGGGTGTCTCCGCAAGACGGACATTATGCCTATGTGCTTCTCCCCGGTAAAACCGACGCGGAGACGGAACGGTACGCCGTTCAACCGCAGGTCGAGATCGTTCAGCAGTCGTCCGCCGCGCATGCCGTATACCATTCGAGTCTGCGAATGCTCGGCGTAAATTTCTGGACCGACGAGAGAACAACGGTGCGGGAGGTAACCTGCACCGGTAAAGCCTCCGTTATGGTTCACATAACGGATGAAACGATGGAGGTAGCCGTAAGCGACCCGACTTATGAAAACGCCGGAAGCATTGAATTGGAGCTGGACATGGCGGTCAGTACCGTCCGCGAGGCGGATCCTCGAATCGAAGTTCTGCAGCTCGCGCCTTGGGTAAAGTTGCGCTTCCATGCTAAGGATGCGATGGGCGCAACTGCAAAAGTCCGGTTTCTCAGATCCGAATAG